The DNA sequence CGAAACCGACGACGGTCGAGAGCGCGACCGGAATTCCGGAACCGGTCCGATGAGCCTCGGGAAGGAGGTGAGCGGCCCCGAGGTACAGGAAGAAACCCCCGAAGAGCCCGAGCGCGGGAGCGAGCAGGGCGGGCGGAAACTTCCAGAGGAGCGTCGAGGCGGCGCCGAGACACGGCGCCGCGGCGTCGGCGACGAGCCAGGCGTTCGCGCGGGAATCGCTCTTTTCCTTCAGCAGCATCGCCGTGTTCAGGCCGTCCGAGAAGTCGTGCGCGATCACGGCGGCGGCGACCGCGGCGCCCGCCGAAGAGGACACCTGGAAGCCCACGCCGATCGCGGCCCCGTCGAAGAAGCTGTGGATGGTCACCGCGAGCGCGCCGAGATCCCCGGCGTGCGAGTGCCCGGGCTCTCCGTAGTTCGGTTCGGGATGCGAGTGGAAGGCGAGGAATTTCTCGAGGAGATGGAACACGAGGAAGCCCCCGGCGGCGAACCCCGTGACGAGGACGGGCCGCCGCCCGAGCGACTCCGCGATCGCCAGCCCTTCGGGCAGGAGGTCGAAGAGGGCGGCGCCGAGCAGCATTCCGGCGGCGAGCCCGAGTACGAGATGGAGCCGTCTTCCCGAGCGGCGCCCCACGATTCCGCCCGCCATCGTCGAGAAGAAGGTCAGCAGCGCGAGGAAGACGGCCATTCGTGCGGGATCATACGTCGGAGAATCTTCGTCTTCGGAGTTCTCGGGAACGGCCGAGGTGACAATCCACGTCAGCTCCGGAACCGTTCGGCGCGAATTTCCGGCCGCCGCGGAAGGAAGAACGGATTTTCGCGGGACGGCGGTCAGTCGCCGGGCTCCGATTCGGCCGCCGTACGCTCGAGCGCGCCGATGCCCCGGGCGAGCACCTCTTCGAGCTTCGCGGCCGGGACGGGGCGGCAGAGGAGGAACCCCTGGGCGTGGTCGCACCGGTGGCGCCGCAGGAAGGCGAGCTGGCTTTCCGTTTCCACCCCCTCGGCGGTGACCGTGAGCTTCATGCCGTGGGCGAGCACGATCACCGCGCGGGAGATCGCGGCGTCGTCGACGCTCGTGTCGATGTCCCGGAGAAACGCGCGGTCGAGCTTCAGCGTGTCGATCGGAAGCCGCTTCAGCATTCCGAGGGAGGAGTAGCCGGTTCCGAAGTCGTCCATGCTGATGCGCACGCCGAGCTGCCGGACCGCGTAGAGCACCGCGAGGCTCTCGTCGGGGTTGTTCATCGCGACGCTCTCGGTGATCTCCATCTCGAGGTCCGAGGGTTCCACGCCGGCGTCCCGCAGGGCGCGGCCGATGTCGCCGGG is a window from the Thermoanaerobaculia bacterium genome containing:
- a CDS encoding ZIP family metal transporter, translated to MAVFLALLTFFSTMAGGIVGRRSGRRLHLVLGLAAGMLLGAALFDLLPEGLAIAESLGRRPVLVTGFAAGGFLVFHLLEKFLAFHSHPEPNYGEPGHSHAGDLGALAVTIHSFFDGAAIGVGFQVSSSAGAAVAAAVIAHDFSDGLNTAMLLKEKSDSRANAWLVADAAAPCLGAASTLLWKFPPALLAPALGLFGGFFLYLGAAHLLPEAHRTGSGIPVALSTVVGFAILLGVSLFVKAG